A single window of Granulicella mallensis MP5ACTX8 DNA harbors:
- a CDS encoding ABC transporter ATP-binding protein has translation MQTSIIRAEQIEKYYAQPSENRIQVISPTDLSIVPGQIVALLGPSGSGKSTLLRMLTGLSEPSAGQVYWHEKPVATADMNVSIVFQSFALFPWLTVLENVEAPLKARGMEVAERRRRTLAILDTVGLDGFQAAYPKELSGGMRQRVGFARALVVEPEVLFMDEPFSALDVLTAENLRSELLELWQKKTIPTQAIFLVTHNIEEAVLLADRIIVLGRNPGRVRTDFEVGLTHPRDRKGPAFHQLVDYIYKVLTQPEEQPPELPQTNGGQPVRAAIHKQYQMLPHARPGGVAGLLELLEDHSGKYDMYRLADDLAFEIDHLLPIVDAAQMLGFLTVTEGAAVISPLGAEYANSEILRQKELFRESAIEHVLLLRQIVRAIEAKSDHTVSEDFFHDMLDEQFTEEETIRQLETAVNWGRYAELFDFDASRRRFVQAEKLHAQAEPFVESGV, from the coding sequence ATGCAAACTTCGATCATTCGCGCCGAGCAGATTGAAAAATACTATGCGCAGCCAAGCGAGAACCGTATCCAGGTCATCTCGCCTACCGATCTTTCCATCGTTCCCGGCCAGATCGTTGCTTTGCTGGGGCCATCGGGCTCAGGAAAATCGACACTGCTGCGCATGTTGACAGGACTTTCTGAGCCGTCGGCCGGACAGGTGTACTGGCATGAAAAGCCGGTTGCCACGGCGGATATGAATGTCTCGATCGTCTTTCAGAGCTTTGCGCTTTTTCCGTGGCTGACAGTACTCGAAAATGTAGAGGCTCCGTTGAAAGCCCGCGGTATGGAGGTGGCGGAGCGCCGTCGACGTACCCTCGCGATCCTGGATACGGTCGGTCTCGATGGCTTTCAGGCCGCTTATCCCAAGGAGCTCTCGGGTGGCATGCGGCAGAGAGTAGGCTTTGCCCGGGCGCTGGTGGTCGAGCCTGAGGTTTTGTTCATGGACGAGCCTTTCTCCGCACTCGATGTGCTGACGGCGGAGAATCTGCGCAGCGAACTGCTGGAGCTCTGGCAGAAGAAGACCATCCCAACGCAGGCCATCTTCCTGGTAACTCACAATATCGAAGAGGCGGTTCTGCTGGCCGATCGAATCATCGTGCTTGGCCGCAATCCAGGGCGAGTTCGGACGGACTTCGAGGTCGGCCTGACGCATCCCAGAGACCGTAAGGGACCGGCATTTCACCAACTGGTTGATTACATCTACAAGGTCTTAACCCAGCCGGAGGAGCAGCCACCAGAGTTGCCGCAGACGAACGGCGGTCAACCGGTGCGGGCCGCAATCCACAAGCAGTATCAGATGCTGCCGCATGCACGTCCCGGCGGCGTTGCAGGATTGCTGGAGCTGCTGGAAGACCACAGCGGCAAGTACGACATGTATCGCCTGGCCGACGATCTAGCCTTCGAGATTGACCACCTTCTTCCTATTGTGGATGCGGCACAGATGCTCGGTTTCCTTACCGTGACGGAAGGCGCTGCTGTCATCTCTCCGCTGGGAGCCGAGTATGCGAACTCCGAGATCCTGCGGCAGAAGGAGTTGTTTCGCGAGTCGGCCATCGAACACGTTCTTTTGCTGCGGCAGATCGTGCGTGCGATCGAGGCCAAGAGCGACCATACCGTCTCCGAAGACTTCTTCCACGACATGCTGGATGAGCAGTTCACAGAGGAAGAGACGATTCGTCAGTTGGAGACTGCCGTGAACTGGGGACGGTACGCGGAGCTATTCGACTTCGACGCCTCACGCCGCCGTTTCGTGCAGGCGGAGAAGTTGCATGCGCAGGCAGAACCCTTTGTGGAGAGCGGCGTTTGA
- the rfbC gene encoding dTDP-4-dehydrorhamnose 3,5-epimerase, with product MEISETSLRDVKLVRPKKHGDERGWFSEVFNAKSFSAAGLPDRFVQDNQSFSRRGVLRGLHYQLGEQQGKLVRALSGHIWDVAVDLRPNSPDFGKWAGFDLKGEEIEFLWIPEGFGHGFVVLSETANVLYKTTNFYYPAGERCVRWDDPTLNITWPLDGIGVPSVSAKDAIGNLLAEAELPPPYQNK from the coding sequence ATGGAAATTTCTGAAACCAGCTTGCGTGATGTGAAACTTGTACGTCCTAAAAAGCATGGGGACGAGCGTGGTTGGTTCTCCGAGGTCTTCAATGCAAAAAGCTTTTCGGCGGCTGGCCTGCCGGACCGCTTTGTCCAGGACAATCAATCCTTTTCACGGCGAGGAGTCCTGCGTGGACTGCACTACCAACTAGGGGAACAACAGGGCAAACTGGTTCGTGCGCTCTCAGGTCATATCTGGGATGTCGCGGTCGACCTTCGCCCAAACTCGCCGGACTTCGGCAAGTGGGCGGGGTTCGATCTCAAGGGAGAAGAGATCGAGTTCCTCTGGATTCCCGAGGGGTTTGGGCACGGCTTTGTCGTTCTCTCAGAGACCGCTAACGTGCTTTATAAGACCACCAACTTTTACTATCCTGCCGGCGAGCGCTGCGTGCGCTGGGACGATCCAACGCTGAACATCACGTGGCCACTCGATGGAATCGGAGTCCCCTCGGTCTCTGCCAAAGATGCGATTGGAAACCTGCTGGCGGAGGCTGAACTGCCCCCTCCCTATCAAAACAAGTAA
- the rfbD gene encoding dTDP-4-dehydrorhamnose reductase → MIDAPILLIGANGQVGSELLPMLNALGHVVAVTRAELDLTDAAAIRAMVRQVKPRWIVNAAAYTAVDKAESDIPTAFAINGDAPGVLGEEAARIGAAVLHFSTDYVFAGDGTRPWREDDPVNPLGVYGASKLAGERALAASGAAHLTFRTSWVFGARGKNFLLTILKFAREREELRIVDDQYGAPTWSRTLARLATHAILRGEKDAATQGGTLVEAMQPLSGIYHACSAGCTTWFGFASEFVGLAQLAHPEQAFARLAPVSSDAYPTPAKRPQNSRMNCEKLAHTLEFELPTWQDSTAEVMAEWLSTVSE, encoded by the coding sequence ATGATCGATGCTCCTATCCTGCTTATCGGAGCGAATGGCCAGGTTGGCAGCGAGCTGTTGCCCATGCTCAATGCCCTTGGCCATGTTGTTGCTGTGACTCGGGCAGAGCTCGATTTAACCGATGCCGCTGCGATTCGCGCGATGGTGCGGCAGGTAAAGCCACGATGGATCGTGAACGCCGCGGCTTACACCGCTGTAGATAAGGCCGAAAGCGATATCCCGACTGCCTTTGCGATCAATGGCGATGCTCCCGGTGTGCTTGGCGAAGAGGCCGCTCGAATCGGTGCCGCCGTGCTTCACTTTTCGACCGATTACGTCTTTGCCGGGGATGGAACCCGTCCCTGGCGCGAAGACGATCCGGTGAACCCACTTGGTGTCTATGGGGCATCGAAGCTTGCCGGCGAGCGGGCCCTTGCAGCCAGTGGCGCGGCGCACCTGACCTTTCGGACGAGTTGGGTCTTCGGGGCCCGAGGCAAAAACTTTCTGCTGACGATCCTCAAATTTGCTCGCGAGCGTGAGGAGCTGCGAATCGTCGATGACCAGTACGGCGCTCCGACCTGGTCGCGTACGCTTGCTCGTCTGGCCACGCATGCAATTCTTCGGGGCGAGAAAGACGCGGCGACCCAGGGTGGAACGCTGGTTGAGGCCATGCAGCCCCTCAGCGGGATCTATCACGCCTGTAGCGCAGGGTGTACGACCTGGTTCGGCTTCGCGTCAGAGTTTGTGGGACTGGCACAGCTCGCTCATCCCGAACAGGCATTTGCCAGGCTGGCTCCCGTCTCTTCCGACGCCTATCCAACGCCTGCAAAGCGGCCTCAGAACTCGCGCATGAATTGCGAGAAGCTGGCGCACACGCTTGAGTTTGAGCTGCCGACATGGCAGGATTCAACGGCAGAGGTGATGGCTGAGTGGCTTTCCACGGTTTCTGAGTAA
- the rfbA gene encoding glucose-1-phosphate thymidylyltransferase RfbA yields MKGIILAGGAGTRLHPVTQAVSKQLLPIYDKPMIYYPLSTLMLAGIREILLISTPQDIPRFQELFGSGEQWGIHLQYAVQSSPDGIAQAFLIGKEFLAGDGCCLALGDNIFFGHDFVKALQNARRQSEGATVFAYPVTDPERYGVVAFDSDRKVISLEEKPLKPKSRYAVTGIYFYDSQVVSVAEQIKPSPRGELEITDVNRWYLERGQLHTELLGRGMAWLDTGTHDSLLDAANFVRTIEHRQGLKIACPEEIAFRLGYISADQLEALSNKISKSSYGQYLRALLSERVY; encoded by the coding sequence ATGAAGGGGATTATTCTTGCAGGAGGCGCCGGAACGCGACTGCATCCGGTGACTCAAGCCGTTTCGAAACAACTCTTACCGATCTACGATAAGCCGATGATCTACTACCCGCTTTCCACGCTGATGTTGGCGGGAATTCGCGAGATCCTTCTTATCTCTACCCCACAGGACATACCGCGGTTCCAGGAGCTTTTTGGTTCAGGCGAGCAGTGGGGAATTCATCTGCAATATGCGGTGCAGTCATCCCCCGATGGCATCGCTCAGGCTTTTCTCATCGGCAAGGAGTTTCTTGCTGGTGATGGCTGCTGTCTCGCATTGGGAGACAACATCTTTTTTGGCCACGATTTCGTCAAGGCCTTGCAAAACGCACGCCGCCAGTCGGAGGGCGCGACCGTATTCGCTTATCCGGTAACCGATCCGGAACGTTATGGCGTCGTTGCCTTTGACTCCGATCGTAAAGTCATCTCGCTTGAAGAGAAGCCGTTAAAGCCGAAGTCTCGCTATGCGGTTACGGGCATCTACTTTTACGACTCGCAGGTAGTGTCGGTGGCCGAACAGATCAAGCCCTCGCCTCGTGGCGAACTGGAGATTACTGACGTCAATCGTTGGTACCTGGAGCGCGGTCAACTGCATACCGAGTTGCTGGGACGAGGCATGGCCTGGCTCGATACCGGAACACACGACTCCTTGCTGGATGCGGCCAACTTTGTTCGAACGATTGAGCACCGTCAGGGGCTGAAGATCGCATGTCCTGAAGAGATCGCATTTCGTCTTGGATATATATCCGCCGATCAGTTGGAAGCACTCTCCAACAAAATCTCAAAGAGTTCCTATGGGCAATACCTGCGGGCATTGCTCTCGGAGAGGGTCTACTGA
- the rfbB gene encoding dTDP-glucose 4,6-dehydratase: protein MNTEILVTGGAGFIGSNFVLHWVHSGKGRVINLDALTYASHLGNLDSLAGNPDHTFVQGNICDAEFVANIFATHKPKAVIHFAAESHVDRSIVGPDAFLKTNIDGTFTLLQAARTYMATLSEDEKKAFRFVHVSTDEVYGTLGPDDPAFSESTPYAPNSPYAASKAASDFLARAWFHTYNLPVLVTNCSNNYGPCQFPEKLIPLIIANALAGKSLPIYGDGLQVRDWLFVKDHCRAIIDVLEKGRLGQTYNIGGRNQRSNLEVVKTICALLDELVPSSPHKPHNQLITYVKDRPGHDRRYAIDADKIERELKWKPEESFETGIRKTVEWYLANGRWIEAVTGTAYQQWVSLNYADRKSQS from the coding sequence ATGAATACGGAAATTTTAGTTACTGGCGGTGCAGGTTTTATTGGCTCCAATTTTGTCTTGCATTGGGTCCACTCAGGCAAAGGGCGCGTCATTAACCTCGATGCACTCACGTATGCAAGCCATCTTGGAAATCTGGACTCGCTTGCAGGCAATCCGGATCATACCTTCGTGCAGGGAAATATCTGCGATGCTGAGTTTGTCGCTAATATCTTCGCTACTCATAAGCCTAAAGCGGTCATACACTTCGCGGCCGAAAGCCACGTTGACCGCTCCATTGTGGGACCAGATGCGTTTCTGAAGACGAATATTGATGGCACATTCACACTGCTGCAGGCGGCCCGCACTTATATGGCGACGCTCAGCGAGGATGAGAAGAAAGCATTCCGTTTCGTTCATGTTTCGACCGATGAGGTGTACGGCACACTTGGTCCTGACGATCCCGCATTCTCCGAATCGACACCGTACGCTCCTAATAGTCCTTACGCAGCTTCGAAGGCAGCTTCGGACTTTCTGGCCCGTGCCTGGTTTCACACCTACAATCTGCCCGTGCTGGTAACGAACTGCTCCAATAATTACGGTCCCTGCCAGTTTCCAGAGAAGCTCATTCCTTTGATCATTGCCAACGCTCTTGCCGGCAAGTCGCTTCCGATCTATGGTGACGGCTTGCAGGTACGCGACTGGCTGTTTGTCAAAGATCACTGCAGAGCCATTATTGATGTGCTTGAAAAGGGCCGCCTCGGTCAAACCTATAATATCGGTGGCCGCAATCAGCGCAGCAATCTTGAGGTCGTGAAAACGATCTGTGCTTTGCTCGACGAGTTGGTCCCCTCGTCGCCCCATAAGCCTCATAACCAACTCATCACGTACGTCAAGGACCGCCCGGGCCATGATCGCCGTTATGCGATCGATGCAGATAAGATTGAGCGAGAGCTCAAATGGAAGCCGGAGGAAAGTTTTGAGACTGGAATCCGCAAGACTGTAGAGTGGTATCTTGCTAATGGCCGCTGGATTGAAGCTGTAACAGGCACCGCTTATCAACAATGGGTTTCACTTAACTATGCTGACCGCAAGTCCCAAAGCTGA
- a CDS encoding glycosyltransferase, producing the protein MKGQLLTMMSVDKTLHDASPNGTCLQRAGIVIPTYNANRHWERLQTALETQGIAREQVLIVDSSSSDKTQELVRHAGYRLMNVSKESFRHGATRQMAVESMPWAEFLVLLTQDAIPCGDHSIETLLCAFNDPAVGAAYGRQLPREQADPIEQHARLFNYPDLSDVRTFASHERLGIKTAFFSNSFAAYRRAAFDEVGGFPSNTIVSEEVTVVARMLLADWKVAYQSDATVIHSHPLTLLQEFSRYFDIGVHHGREQWMLDAFGGAGGEGRTFVLSQMQFLLKTKPSLIPLATLRNASKWCSYQLGLHEKYLPLALKQALSAQKNFWQDEKFTFSPADKSHIVSPPPRPHYTPTDPTHR; encoded by the coding sequence ATGAAGGGCCAGCTGCTCACGATGATGTCTGTTGATAAGACTTTGCACGATGCTTCTCCGAATGGAACTTGTCTTCAGCGGGCTGGCATCGTCATCCCGACGTATAACGCCAACCGTCATTGGGAGCGCCTGCAAACCGCCTTGGAGACGCAGGGCATTGCCAGGGAGCAGGTTCTGATCGTCGATTCGTCCTCCTCGGATAAGACCCAGGAGTTGGTTCGCCATGCCGGTTATCGGCTAATGAACGTTTCCAAAGAAAGTTTCCGTCATGGCGCAACACGCCAGATGGCGGTCGAATCGATGCCGTGGGCTGAGTTCCTTGTTCTTTTGACACAGGACGCCATTCCTTGTGGGGATCATTCGATCGAAACATTGCTGTGTGCCTTTAATGATCCGGCAGTTGGAGCTGCTTACGGCAGGCAATTGCCGCGCGAACAGGCAGATCCAATCGAACAGCATGCGCGCCTGTTCAACTACCCTGACCTTTCCGATGTACGGACTTTTGCCAGCCATGAGCGGCTTGGGATAAAGACAGCGTTCTTTTCCAACAGTTTCGCTGCCTATCGGCGTGCGGCCTTTGATGAGGTCGGTGGCTTCCCCTCGAACACCATCGTCTCTGAAGAGGTGACGGTAGTCGCACGCATGCTGTTGGCGGACTGGAAGGTTGCCTATCAATCGGATGCCACTGTGATTCACTCCCATCCGTTAACCCTGTTGCAGGAGTTCTCTCGTTACTTCGATATCGGGGTGCACCATGGAAGAGAACAGTGGATGCTGGATGCTTTCGGTGGAGCGGGTGGCGAGGGGCGTACCTTTGTCCTTTCGCAGATGCAATTTCTTTTGAAGACCAAGCCCTCTCTGATTCCCCTGGCGACTCTGCGCAATGCAAGCAAGTGGTGCAGCTATCAGCTTGGCCTTCACGAAAAATATCTTCCGTTAGCTCTAAAGCAGGCTCTTTCAGCGCAAAAGAACTTCTGGCAGGATGAGAAGTTCACATTCTCTCCTGCGGATAAATCTCACATCGTGTCTCCCCCCCCCCGGCCCCACTACACACCGACAGATCCGACGCACCGCTAG
- a CDS encoding SLBB domain-containing protein, which yields MAQNSQPCANPSSPDCSNNSSSQYGDTVNPAQNGSIVPDNSQTLQTQRQSQLQNNQLYIDSAGNTRNRQSSDLNRQNNFFPPDRPTDMQRLTQASTGEQLSIFGRDLFQRAPSTFAPVDQIPAMSDYIVGPGDEILLRLWGPESFNGQLTVDSSGSIYVPEVGAIHVAGLRIDQLQSQISSDIRHTFRNFNLSVDLGHLRSIQVYVVGEARRPGVYTVSSLSTVLNVLFVAGGPNVQGSLRHIEVRRDGKVAGELDLYDLLLKGDKTQDLRLQPNDTIFIPPVGPQAALAGSVHHPAIYELRGETTIGDLLKLAGGLTPTGSTTQLSLERVENDHSRAAVTVNIDDAGRAMALRDGDVLFVNHITSAYQQSVTIRGNLANPGRFPWHPGMRLSDIIPDRKSLLTNNYWRQRNRLGVPTPLFEPLRPSQEYSWGKPQLPTRQNRTSTSSSSLSSSSSSSQRLNTINQFPPLPQPGEDEDSTTLDRSQGSNVGNQNTDDQDAEDQELAGNTNVQNRGTGSNSGSNASLPSSDRMITRGSLAEEQQAAGSPSVANVGPINTIKIPAPEIDWSYAVIERLNPDTLKSSLVPFNLEKLVQGHDPAQNLELQPGDIVTILSQADVHVPQDERTKYVRLEGEFAGAGVYSVGPNETLDELVRRAGGLTSKAYLYGSSFTRESARIFQQQRLDEYVSSLAISMQRASAVRSASSSGTVVDPNALYEERDTIAQLRKLRATGRVVLEFRPDSSGINNIPAIPLEDGDVFRIPSRPLTVSVIGAVYGQNVFLYDSKRRVEDYVLLAGKPNSIADSKHAFIIRADGSVFSRQRAKGTWKNSFDATEINPGDSIVIPEKPIQASLIKQVIDYSQIFSQFALGAAAVTVIKQ from the coding sequence TTGGCACAAAACTCACAACCCTGTGCCAACCCGTCTTCTCCGGATTGCAGCAACAACTCCTCGAGCCAATACGGAGACACCGTAAATCCCGCGCAGAATGGATCGATTGTTCCTGACAACTCACAAACGCTGCAGACACAGAGGCAGTCCCAACTCCAAAACAATCAGCTCTATATCGATTCGGCCGGCAATACCCGAAACCGGCAGTCCTCTGATCTGAACCGCCAGAACAACTTCTTCCCGCCCGACAGACCAACAGACATGCAGAGGCTGACACAGGCTTCTACGGGTGAACAGCTGTCGATCTTCGGTCGCGATCTGTTTCAAAGAGCGCCCTCTACCTTCGCTCCGGTCGACCAGATCCCCGCCATGTCCGACTACATTGTCGGCCCGGGTGATGAGATTCTCTTGCGTCTTTGGGGACCCGAATCTTTCAATGGACAGTTGACGGTCGACAGCTCCGGTTCGATTTATGTACCCGAGGTCGGAGCCATTCACGTCGCAGGTCTCCGTATCGACCAGCTCCAGAGTCAGATCAGCTCCGATATTCGGCACACTTTCCGCAATTTCAATTTGTCTGTCGATCTGGGTCACCTCCGGTCCATCCAGGTCTACGTGGTGGGTGAGGCCAGGCGTCCGGGCGTTTACACCGTCAGTTCCCTCAGTACCGTACTCAATGTACTTTTCGTAGCTGGCGGACCGAACGTCCAAGGTTCCCTACGACACATTGAGGTGCGGCGTGATGGAAAGGTTGCCGGCGAACTCGATCTATACGACCTTTTATTAAAGGGCGATAAAACACAGGATCTTCGTCTTCAACCCAACGACACAATCTTTATCCCCCCCGTAGGACCACAGGCCGCACTGGCGGGCAGCGTGCATCATCCTGCTATCTACGAGCTTCGCGGCGAAACGACTATCGGGGATCTGCTGAAACTTGCTGGCGGTCTTACGCCCACCGGATCGACGACACAACTCTCTCTGGAGCGTGTCGAAAACGACCACTCGCGCGCTGCGGTGACCGTGAATATCGACGACGCAGGCCGAGCGATGGCACTTCGTGACGGAGACGTGCTATTCGTCAACCACATTACCTCCGCCTACCAGCAATCGGTAACCATCAGGGGCAACCTGGCGAACCCGGGACGATTCCCCTGGCATCCTGGCATGCGGTTGAGCGACATCATTCCAGACCGTAAGTCGCTACTAACGAATAATTACTGGCGGCAACGCAATCGTCTCGGCGTCCCGACGCCACTCTTCGAACCTCTGCGCCCCTCACAAGAGTATTCATGGGGGAAACCGCAACTCCCCACGAGACAAAATCGTACCTCGACCTCTTCATCCTCATTGTCGTCTTCATCTTCATCTTCTCAACGGCTCAATACAATCAATCAGTTTCCTCCCCTCCCGCAACCTGGGGAAGACGAGGACAGTACGACACTCGATCGTTCGCAAGGTTCAAACGTTGGCAATCAAAATACCGACGATCAAGATGCTGAAGATCAAGAGCTTGCCGGAAACACGAATGTGCAGAACCGGGGCACAGGGTCTAACTCAGGATCCAATGCTTCTCTTCCCTCTTCTGACAGGATGATCACGCGAGGGTCGCTGGCCGAAGAGCAACAGGCCGCTGGAAGTCCGAGCGTGGCTAATGTTGGCCCGATTAATACGATTAAGATACCGGCACCAGAGATCGATTGGTCCTATGCCGTCATTGAACGCCTTAATCCGGATACGCTTAAAAGCTCTCTCGTCCCTTTCAACCTTGAGAAGCTTGTTCAAGGCCACGACCCAGCTCAAAATCTGGAGTTGCAGCCTGGAGACATCGTAACCATCCTGTCTCAGGCCGATGTTCACGTTCCGCAAGACGAACGGACCAAATATGTTCGCCTCGAGGGCGAATTCGCGGGTGCGGGAGTCTATAGTGTCGGCCCCAATGAAACTCTTGATGAATTGGTGCGCCGCGCCGGCGGCCTTACGAGCAAGGCCTATCTTTATGGATCCAGCTTCACCAGAGAATCCGCCCGCATCTTCCAACAGCAACGGTTGGATGAGTATGTCTCTTCGCTAGCCATCAGCATGCAGCGTGCGTCTGCGGTGCGATCTGCTTCTTCGTCGGGTACCGTGGTCGACCCCAATGCACTTTATGAGGAGCGGGACACCATCGCCCAGTTGCGCAAATTGCGCGCCACCGGTCGTGTCGTGCTTGAGTTCCGCCCCGATAGCTCGGGCATAAACAATATCCCGGCCATTCCGCTGGAAGATGGCGATGTTTTCCGCATCCCCTCACGGCCACTCACCGTAAGTGTCATCGGTGCCGTTTATGGGCAGAACGTCTTTCTCTACGACTCCAAACGCAGAGTGGAAGATTACGTGCTCCTCGCTGGAAAACCAAATTCTATTGCGGACAGTAAACACGCCTTCATTATCCGGGCCGATGGTTCAGTATTCAGCCGCCAGCGGGCCAAGGGAACATGGAAGAACAGCTTTGACGCAACCGAGATCAATCCAGGTGACTCTATCGTTATTCCTGAAAAGCCGATCCAGGCTTCTCTGATAAAACAGGTCATCGACTACTCGCAGATCTTCTCCCAATTCGCTCTGGGAGCAGCTGCAGTAACCGTCATCAAACAATAG